The following are encoded together in the Equus quagga isolate Etosha38 chromosome 15, UCLA_HA_Equagga_1.0, whole genome shotgun sequence genome:
- the PSMG4 gene encoding proteasome assembly chaperone 4 — MEGPRAGAAGDVSLHNFSARLWEQLVHFHVMRLTDSLFLWVGATPQLRNLAVAMCTRYDSIPVSTSLLGDTSDTTSTGLAQRLARKTNKQVFVSYNLQNTDSNFALLVENRIKEEMEAFPEKF; from the exons ATGGAGGGGCCGCGGGCCGGCGCGGCCGGGGACGTGTCCCTGCACAACTTCAGCGCGCGGCTGTGGGAGCAGTTAGTGCACTTCCACGTCATGCGGCTGACGGACTCGCTCTTCCTGTGGGTGGGGGCCACGCCGCAGCTGCGCAACCTCGCCGTGGCCATGTGCACCCGCTAC gaCTCCATTCCCGTGTCCACTTCCCTCCTCGGAGACACTTCTGACACGACCTCCACTGGCCTTGCCCAGCGCTTAG cCAGGAAGACCAACAAACAAGTGTTTGTCAGCTATAACCTTCAAAACACAGACAGCAACTTCGCATTACTTGTAGAAAATAGGAtcaaggaggaaatggaggctttcCCGGAGAAGTTCTAG